A single window of Sphingobacterium sp. ML3W DNA harbors:
- a CDS encoding class I SAM-dependent methyltransferase: MTEKSTVKEIEERFDQDVTRFSNLDTGQQTTLDALFNMELITDGIAAVYPELKRVLDIGCGAGNYPVKLAHKVSGFDCTLVDLSQPMLDKAKERVQEMTSGEVECVKGDFRTVDLTANSYDVIIATAVLHHLRDDQDWEEAFQKLYGLLKEGGSIWIFDLVIHDHEAIQNLVYKNHYGAYLTSLKDESYRDHVFAYIEKEDTPRSVNYQLDLLKKVGFKSVDVLHKKFNFASFVAFKSGSKAS, translated from the coding sequence ATGACAGAAAAATCAACAGTAAAAGAGATTGAAGAACGATTTGATCAGGATGTAACACGATTTTCCAATCTGGATACGGGGCAACAGACCACTTTAGATGCCCTGTTTAATATGGAATTGATTACTGATGGTATTGCTGCTGTTTATCCCGAATTGAAACGTGTACTTGATATTGGTTGCGGTGCGGGAAACTACCCGGTAAAATTAGCACATAAAGTTTCAGGTTTTGACTGTACGCTGGTTGATTTAAGTCAGCCTATGTTGGATAAAGCGAAAGAGCGCGTTCAAGAAATGACCTCCGGTGAAGTGGAGTGTGTAAAAGGTGATTTTAGAACGGTTGATTTAACGGCCAACAGTTACGATGTTATCATCGCCACAGCGGTTTTGCACCATCTCCGTGATGATCAGGATTGGGAAGAAGCATTTCAAAAGCTGTATGGTTTACTTAAAGAAGGAGGAAGTATCTGGATTTTTGACTTGGTGATACACGATCACGAAGCGATTCAGAATTTGGTTTATAAGAATCACTATGGAGCATACCTGACAAGCTTGAAAGATGAATCTTATCGCGATCATGTTTTTGCATATATTGAAAAAGAAGATACACCCCGTAGTGTAAATTATCAATTGGACTTATTGAAAAAAGTGGGCTTCAAATCAGTTGATGTGCTGCATAAAAAATTTAATTTTGCCTCTTTCGTCGCTTTTAAATCTGGAAGTAAGGCATCTTAA